A stretch of the bacterium genome encodes the following:
- a CDS encoding DUF2141 domain-containing protein translates to MRIGMLCLILVTSLYAQDGATLTVNISGLESDKGQFVVSVWPGADAWKDKKPLGRYSVPIVNGGATWTAENLAPGQYAVTVYHDKNSNMKMDRHWYGPPREKGAASNGAKAQTFGPPKWEDMMFEIGTEPKAIEIKFE, encoded by the coding sequence ATGCGAATAGGAATGCTGTGCTTGATTCTGGTGACGAGCCTGTACGCACAAGACGGAGCGACACTCACCGTCAACATTTCCGGACTGGAGTCGGATAAAGGGCAATTCGTGGTTTCCGTGTGGCCCGGTGCCGACGCTTGGAAAGATAAGAAACCTCTCGGCCGTTACAGTGTTCCGATCGTGAATGGCGGCGCAACGTGGACTGCGGAAAACCTGGCGCCGGGGCAGTATGCCGTGACGGTTTACCACGATAAGAACTCCAACATGAAGATGGATCGCCATTGGTACGGTCCGCCGCGAGAAAAGGGTGCAGCCTCCAACGGCGCAAAGGCACAGACCTTCGGTCCGCCGAAGTGGGAAGACATGATGTTCGAGATCGGGACGGAACCGAAAGCAATCGAAATCAAATTCGAGTAG
- a CDS encoding ABC transporter ATP-binding protein, with protein MSLLSTQRLSKSYSLGAVIVPVLHDVTLSIERGEQIAVVGPSGVGKSTLLHLLGALDRATSGEISLDGQAFSELSSDGLAGLRSRKVGFVFQAHHLLPEFTALENVLMPAQLAGQSADSASARATELLTLVGLGHRLHHRPGELSGGECQRVAVARALINSPALVIADEPTGNLDGEAAHAVQELLLSLTRDLSTTLIVATHNLELARSMQRVLRVQDGTIHEDSTL; from the coding sequence ATGAGTTTGCTGTCCACACAACGTCTCTCTAAATCGTATTCTCTCGGTGCCGTCATCGTTCCGGTATTGCACGACGTGACTCTGTCAATCGAGCGCGGCGAACAAATTGCCGTGGTCGGACCCAGCGGAGTGGGGAAGAGCACGCTGCTCCATCTGCTCGGTGCGCTCGATCGTGCGACTTCCGGTGAAATTTCTCTGGACGGTCAGGCATTCTCTGAACTTTCAAGCGATGGCCTCGCCGGACTGCGAAGCCGCAAGGTCGGTTTCGTTTTTCAGGCTCATCATCTGTTGCCCGAGTTCACTGCGCTCGAAAATGTGCTGATGCCTGCACAACTCGCCGGTCAGTCGGCCGATAGTGCTTCGGCACGCGCCACAGAGCTTCTGACTCTCGTCGGACTTGGCCATCGCCTGCATCATCGGCCCGGCGAGCTGTCAGGCGGCGAATGCCAGCGTGTGGCTGTCGCACGCGCGCTCATCAACTCACCTGCGTTAGTCATTGCGGATGAGCCGACTGGCAATCTCGATGGCGAAGCGGCACATGCTGTTCAAGAGCTTCTGTTGTCCTTAACGCGTGATCTCAGTACAACGTTGATCGTTGCCACACACAATTTGGAACTCGCACGCTCAATGCAGAGAGTGTTAAGAGTGCAGGATGGCACGATTCATGAGGACTCAACCCTTTGA
- a CDS encoding methyltransferase domain-containing protein, with product MGFWRDSLWPRLCHRAMRANRHERYRAKSVERAHGSVLEIGFGSGLNLPHYSSDVKSVVGIEPNPGLRRIAVKAIHESVLPVTLLDMRAESLSFDDQEFDCVVSTWTLCSIRQIDRALSEVVRVLKPGGEFVFFEHGLSPDPELQKWQRRISRVTRYLFDGCTIDRQIAGYIKSSGLEIVHLENFFAQGIPRSEGYIYAGVARKSA from the coding sequence ATGGGGTTTTGGCGCGACTCCCTATGGCCCCGCCTCTGCCATCGGGCCATGCGTGCCAATCGGCACGAGCGCTATCGAGCAAAGTCGGTGGAACGTGCGCATGGAAGTGTTCTTGAAATCGGCTTCGGTTCGGGGTTGAATCTGCCGCACTACTCGAGCGACGTGAAATCCGTCGTTGGAATTGAACCCAATCCCGGGTTGCGCAGAATAGCCGTCAAGGCCATTCACGAGTCGGTACTTCCGGTCACACTTCTTGACATGAGGGCCGAATCGCTGTCGTTCGATGACCAAGAGTTCGACTGCGTTGTTTCGACTTGGACGTTGTGCAGTATTCGACAGATTGACCGCGCTCTTTCGGAAGTCGTGCGAGTCTTGAAACCCGGTGGAGAGTTTGTGTTCTTCGAACACGGACTCTCGCCCGATCCGGAATTACAGAAGTGGCAACGCCGGATCAGTCGTGTTACAAGATATCTCTTCGACGGCTGCACGATTGATCGGCAGATCGCTGGATACATCAAGAGTTCAGGACTCGAAATCGTTCATCTCGAAAACTTCTTTGCCCAAGGAATACCGCGCAGCGAAGGGTACATCTACGCCGGAGTGGCGAGAAAGTCCGCATGA